AAGAAAACAAGATTTACCAGCTAAAAGGCAGGTGTTGTCATCATTATTAGCCTCAGTTGTTGGAATGCTTTGAGTATCATGTTGACCAAGAAGAGAAAGAAGTTGGTTGTATTGATCAACTGTAAGTGTTGGAGATGCAGTTTGATTGTTGTTGGAATTATCTGCTTGGACCATGGCAGCAACCTTCTTGTTGTTCCAATTGTCTCTAGTAGAATTAGTTGGGAAGCCATGCAGTCTATAGCAATTTTCTTTTGTATGACCCTGCTTCTTACAATAGTTGCAGAATAGGTTGGATTTTCTTGTGTTGATGTCATTAGTGCCATAGTGAGGAGGTCTATAGGTGATATTTTGAGACTGAGATgcagtattagtattattattatagaatttctttttattaacaGCAGCAAGACTAATAACCTCATCAGTAGTAGTATTGATGTGGGAGGCTAAAGCAAAATGTTTCTCTTCTTGCATGATTAATCTATAGATAAGATATGCTAGGTAGAGGTTGTTGCATGAGTATATTACCTCGGATAGTTTTGTAGGCAGGATTAAGTTTCATGAGAAATAGAATTAACCTTTGCTCTTCTCTCATTTGTAGTAATTTGCTGTTGATTCCACAAGTACAATTGGTACAATTACAAGTAGGTAGAGGATTTGAAGCATCAAATTCATCCCATAACATCTTGATCTTTGTGAAATAAGTGGAGAGACAATCGGAACCTTGGTCAATGTCAAAAATTTGTTGAGTGAGAGAGTAGATCTGTGTTCCAGAAGTAATTCCAAATCTTTCTTCAAGATTTTGCCAAATTTCTTGTGCAGTTGGGAAATACAACACGCTTCTAGCAATCTGAGGATCTAGCACTTTCATCAACCAAGAAATTATGGTACTATTGATTCTTTCCCAGGCTTTAAAATTAGGGTCAGTAGAATTCGGTTGTGGAATCTGGCCATTAATGAATGCAAGTTTATTCTTGGATGAAAGAGTGATTGTAACAGATCGTTTCCAATCGTTGAATCCAGTACCATTGAAAGGGATTGGAACCAATAAAAGCTGAGATTCACTCGGATGAAGGTAATAGGGTGAAGTGGGATCTTGAATAGGGTTAAGGGCTTTATTGCCGGAACTGTTTTGAGTAGTAGACATGATTGAGTAAGAAAGAATGTTCAAGAAAAGGGTTGAGATGAgataaaagaaagaagaaagatgaagaagaaaaagaaaaaaaaaatcagatgtaaaaaaaaaatcagtaaatAATGGTTACCAAAGGAATGGAAGATGATCTGTAGGTGTCTGATACCATGATGAAAATTGAAGTATAACCCATTTGTGATTTGATCTAGTAATAATTTGCtggagagaaagagagaaaaggAGAAGACAATATTattgagattaaaaaaatgaaaaattgattATGAACATACAAGTGTTAATGATATATCTATATCAAGAAAAGACTAACTAAGAACATGTTGTATTTATAACAACTATACTAGAGTTGGCAGCAGCATAGCTAATATTTATGAAGTTGTGTTATTTGTTCTAGTATCATTAACAATCCTTTCCATAGTTTCCAATACATAATACGTTATTTTTATctactttaattttaaaataattaataaattgattttttcaaattaaacatagttttttttagacatttattttatatatttaagttgtagattttaattataaaattataaaaaaaatgagacttcaacttaattacttttaaaacaacaatagaactaactcaaatttaaattaaaatttctttCTCTCTTAAACACTATATTAAATAAACATTTCGAAACATAGCATTAATATGAATTTTGTAGGTACGTACCACGTAGTATTTTTGTATACGTGTCAAGTTATAGCATGGCAATTTCTCAAATAATGTCCTTAAATCAAacaaaagtattattattatattattatattgttttatttgttaaaattattGATTGTAGATCCAATCTAAACGCAATGAATGACACAATATCACTCCAAAACACAACACGTAGAACTGGAGTTGGCAACACCACAAAATCTGAGAAATATAAGGGGAAAAACAACCACAAtgcatatataaataataaataactcACAAAAAAGACATAAAGACATACAATACAATTAGTCAATTAGAAAAGgaagagatatatatatatatatatatatatatatatatatatatatatatatatatatatatatatatatatatatatatatatattcaaacacaaaaaagggaaggaaaaaaaaagaaaggtaaAGATGGACAAAAATAACAAGCAGCAAAAAAATGAGGATCATGATAAGAAGCAATCAGAGGAAGCAAAGAAGTTAGAAGATTTGCCGATTGAAACAAGTCCATATGTGCAATACAAAGACTTGGAAGATTATAAGCAACAAGGTTATGGTACACATGGTCACTTAGAACCTACACCCGGCCGCGGCGCTGGCGGCACAGATGCACCTACTCTTTCCGGTGGTGCGCCGGTCACCGGATCTTCTGATGTCCATAATTAACCATCATGGTGCTCCTTAATATATTTTCGAATTATATATTCTTCTTTTCGCAAATATGctagtttttttttcatgttaaaaaaaaaaaaaaatcaagttatttttattaatttgcttTTGCTTTAAAATGATGTATCAGATGAACGTGCTATGTCTTAATTATCTGGAGAAAATGTTATCTTTAACATTTGATCTTTAAAAGTTAAGTATGATTAAAATATTTGGCAggagtaatttttatttatgtccTAATAAATATAGAATATAGAAATTCGTGAAATACAAgtataaagttttgtttatgAAATACAAAAAATGTAGTTGGGTTAAAATTATCTACTATTTGTTGGAACTTAGTACTTACTATTATAGCGATCTATTTTCTTCGTTTGTTGAAACATTAAATTTGGTTccttaaacaaaatattaaaatagaattatatttaaaatagtattctaattttttttcatgattttttcaGTAATATAATAATCTCACTTAATGACTATTCATTGTTGAATATCCCAAACTTGAGAGATATCTGCTCCGAGTAAACTCGGATAATTAGATGATCTGTTATAGTTACtatttactaaaaagtaaactgaaaattaatgtaaaactagagaacaattttcaaaatttgcataaaaattttgaataatataAGAAatctaaaatgaattttaatatttttttaatttatttgtttaaaattattatagcaAGTTATCCAATCACCAAGTTTACTCTAGTAAAATACGTCCTAAATTTTGCATTagtcatgattaatcaatatatttgattattgtaggaaaattatacaaattttgtattattctaggtaatgttttttttaaaaataagaaaaattgtcaaaaagtaccgaataaaaaaattttctaaaaagtatctacttaaaaaaaattttcaaaaaatacctaataaaattatttttcttttcaaaaaagtaCCGAATAACGTTTTTCTTCAGTTGACTGTCAAATATAACGGTTGCATGGTTATATTCGAAAATTTCTTCCttttcatcttcaatttttttccAATTCCAATTAAAATACCTAGTAAAATAGTTTTTGACACAAATACCCCCTACGTGGATGAATAAAAGCATCAAATCAATCTGAAACTTACTCAAATAcatcttattaattatttttaattttaatatgttatCAGCACCGATTTGCTCTTAAAATCAAAAGGTAGAAATTTGTTTTCTCATCATAATGAATTATCAATACAATGATTTTAATACCATACTAAATAATGTTACTCTATCGAACATTTATGTTATGGTTGAGCACATAACACAAATCCTGTGAGGGGGCTGCAAGCTATCCTCAACATTCTTAGAATATAGtagaataatatctttttgattacttgcacattttgtaaaatctttatgattatgtagaatattagaaaaatacttaGTTTCCTAAAATATAGTTtgtaatcttgtatatattaacaTTATTCCTAATGAGAACAAAAACTCGAAATattcttacatggtatcagaagcttggGTTTTTGATCCCGACCCTCGTTTTCTTTCCCCAAGCTGCCTCCACTTTTTCTCTTCCTCCTTCTCTTTATTCTTTCTCCTCCATGGCATCTCCCACTAAAATTCATCTCGCTCAAGATTCGGCTCTTACTATGACAAATAAAGGTACTTTTTCTGAAAATTCCGCTCATTTTCACCATTGTGGCCCTTCCCACCACCGTGGGGGCCACCGCCATTCTCGCCGTGGTGGCCGGACCCACCGTGGCAGCCACCACGGCTCCACTAGTACAAACAGTTCTTGGCAACAGCATTATTCCCAGCCCAGCTCTTTTCCTCACTCTCGGCCCCACAGACACATGCCTGGCCCAATTTGCTCTCCTTCTCCTTATTCTTTTGAATGGCCATCTTGGGCCGGCAACAATTGGGCCCAGCCTGCTGCCCCCTTTCCTAATACATCTTGGGCTCCTCCTTCTTCAAACAATGGGTATTTTGATGGTCTTCTTGGCCCACGTCCGGCACAAAGTTATCACACCGAGACTCATACTTCTATGAATTCTATTCATACGGACATCGATCATGCTATGAACACTCTTTCTTCGTCTACTCCAATTgagcaattttatatggatacgGTGCCACGTCCCACATGACTCGCTCTCAAGGTACTTTActtccttattttcctttaaagcatcaattCAATAACGCTATTGTTGTCGGTAATGGTAACTTAATTCCAGTTCTTGGTCACGGGCATATTTTGTTTCCTTCTTCCCAAAAATCCCTTACTCtcaaaaatgtcttacatgcacctaaacttattaaaaacctTATTTCCGTTCGTAAGTTCACTCATGATAATATGGTTTCtgttgaatttgatccttttgggTTTTCTGTAAAGGATTTGGCCACAGGGAGCATCGTTCTAAGATCTAATAGCAcgggtgatctttatccttttcCATCCGCACATGGAGCTACTCCTTCATCTTCCACATCATTGGCTTTTTCCATTTTCTCttctagtatttggcattcccgtctaggacatccgggcaatgcggttttaaattccttgtattcttctcgtttaattcaatgtaataaagatcctcattttgtttgtcattcttATCCTTTGGAGAAACACATTCaattaccttttgttaattctatGTCTATGAGTACTAAAcctttttgatattattcatagtgatttgTGGACATCTCCTAATTCTAATCCATCGGGATATAAATactatgttctttttcttgataattatactaattttttgtggatttttcctttatttcgcaaatctcaagtttatgatgtATTTGTGAATTTCAATACTTTTCTTATAAGAATGTTTCGGGTTTTTGTTCTCATTAGGAATAAtgttaatatatacaagattgtcGGGTTTTTGTTCTCATTAGGAATAAtgttaatatatacaagattacaAACTATATTTTACGAAACTAAgtattttcctaatattctacataatcataaagattttacaaaatgtgcaagtaatCAAAAGGATATTATTCTACTATATTCTAAGAAACATAACAATCAACTACGCGTTATTCCTCCGGTTATCATTTTCGGTGGAAATCAACCTTCCATCACAGTTTCTATCCTCAACATACCACTAGAACCACCAACAGAAATTCGAAAATCGCCCCGTAAAAAGAGAAGTAAGGATGATGATGAAGGTTCAACTAAGTACCAATAAGGCGAATAAATATTTGCAAGTCATTTCACCTTTATGGAGGGCAAGGACCATgcaatgttaatttaaaaaaattcattatgTCACGCCACCTTCATGGAGGGCAAGGACTATAAAAAAGAATCGCCTACATAGACAGGTTATAGACAAACAATAATCACAACTTAAGGctgataaagaataaaaataaaatttttatttacctATTTtcgtattttttatattttcgcCTAGTTTTGTTTAGTTTTGCATACAGTTTCTTCTTGAAAGTTGTAGATCCTTTCGAGCTAATAAATTTAGACCTAAAATTTACTCAAAACCGAGCTTTGTATAAAAAGATATGGCTGTTTTGATATTCTGCTGCATCTTTTACTTTTCATCAAAATCTACTTTTTTcatgtactaaaaaaaaatacacaaatctctctaaattgataaaaattataaatgaatgaAAACGATTATCAAATAGCAATTTATTTCTCACATATATTGATATCTTCTATAATATTTTCTACAAATGaatacaaaaagaatttcaaatgagaaagagaaaaagaagtgAAAAAGGACAcgaagagagagaaaagaaacaaagaaagtttcagAAACTTTTCTGTACAAAATTCagattttaaaaatctttaccACTTTGATTGTATCGattcatttttaaaataaattttataataaaaaaaacttcaaatatGTGGATGGCAAGACATGAACTCTAGACCTTCTGTACAAAGTTTGAAGTCTTGTCCACTTGAGATCTTACTTGCTTCTTGGTTCTTTTACCATAAATTATATTCTTATAAACATTTTATTAGCATGTTTttgaaaaagtaaatgggaaaaataatgtataatcaaatcaaacaaCCTATTAAATAGACTATAAAATGATAAATGTTATTCTCACAACAGTCTTGCCAAATGGATTGATTTTATTAGATATGTATGCTTATTTGGTGATAATTTTGCATACATGGCGACAATTTTTCCAATTTGTTTATTTCTACGCTAAATTCTGAGCTAATAAACCCTAAATTAAgcaataaatattaattgagATATTAATATAGCGATGAACAAtcgatttttattattagtccTTGATTGATGCAATAATATGGTAAATACTAAATCATCTAATTTTCATTTAAGaataatattttgatttatatgatTTTGCATTGATTGATGTAAAAAAatatggtatataatattgatttagatattaatatattaataaactaCTAATTTATATAGTTCTTCCTTGATTGATGCAATAATATGGTAAATAATATAACATCTAATTtccattcaaaaatataataatactagTATAGAAACCCGTACACTGCACGAATTTTTAAATACGTTaatgttttaataaaattttagaataataaaaatattaaattttagactatttatattgtaatttcgGTCAATAAAGTGTTAATACATTTTTAAATAGGAATAATTGCATTACCGAAAATTagacaatatttttagttgattgatttttattgcacTTTATTTGGTAGCTGAAGGTAGTCTGATTGCATACAGACTGATTATAATTGGCTGCTTTTTTGCATTAAATTATTTGTTCCCAAATTGACATTCAATTCAATATTCATgacattttttctaaaattcaaaattataattatggtAGTATATAAATGATTGATTTTAATGatctattaaataaattttatgtcattttagttttaaagaATAATTGCTGAAAAAAAGGGAAATTATGTACTTCTAGTAATTTCCTAAATTGCAGTATAATtggaataaatgtaatttattatgCAGTGTAATTTTCTACATAGTACATGAACATCATATATTTCGCAGTATACTTTTTTAAACagtatatcatatatattagaatgtaattctaataatttatccgacaatatataattttctacacAGTACATCATATATTTcctagtttaattttttaaataatacatttatatataatagtataattAGAACAATTGTAATTTATTGAATCcattaatgtataaatttttcCGAAAAtgcaaatttgtaaatatgataaatccaaaaaataaatgtcaatcaatcaaaatccaTTAATAATGTCcaatgaaaaaaagacaaatgacaTACTCACAATTAAACTGCCGTATGCTATtacacaataaaattaatagaatgtatGATTACGATTTTTACAATTTCCCATTGATTGATGCCAAAATAtggtatataataaattatatgtttttcatccaaaaattatatttttattttcatgaaaTTGCCTTGGTTGATGCATGATTTTGCAGATTTATATAATTCTGCCTTGATTGATGTAATACTATAGTATATGATCAACTAGTCTCAACtttctaataaaaaaagtaacaacGCAATTTCTCGTGTCTTTGTGTTTTCTATGACTATTAATAAGAGTCAAGGACAATTATTATCACACGTTTGTTTGTTCCTATCTAAATTTGTTTCTAGTCACTGATAATTTTATGTCGCAATTACTAGAGTAAGTAGCAGAAAaggtttaaaaatttttagtatatgtGATCAAAATGGTAAAATAAATTCTCGCATAAATAATGTTGTATACATTAGAGGTCTTTCAAAACCTCTAAAGGTTATTTAacattaaattttgatttacttcatttattttatctataattttatttcttatagCTTTACATAAGTTATATATGTatgatttgaataattatttacatCTAATTATCTGTTATATAATTGGTATAATATTATTATGGTGATAACTTATatatttgattgaaaatatctaAATCTGATAATAACAAATACGTAATTAGATCATTAATATA
This genomic stretch from Amaranthus tricolor cultivar Red isolate AtriRed21 chromosome 9, ASM2621246v1, whole genome shotgun sequence harbors:
- the LOC130824147 gene encoding uncharacterized protein LOC130824147; translation: MSTTQNSSGNKALNPIQDPTSPYYLHPSESQLLLVPIPFNGTGFNDWKRSVTITLSSKNKLAFINGQIPQPNSTDPNFKAWERINSTIISWLMKVLDPQIARSVLYFPTAQEIWQNLEERFGITSGTQIYSLTQQIFDIDQGSDCLSTYFTKIKMLWDEFDASNPLPTCNCTNCTCGINSKLLQMREEQRLILFLMKLNPAYKTIRGNILMQQPLPSISYL
- the LOC130824009 gene encoding uncharacterized protein LOC130824009; its protein translation is MDKNNKQQKNEDHDKKQSEEAKKLEDLPIETSPYVQYKDLEDYKQQGYGTHGHLEPTPGRGAGGTDAPTLSGGAPVTGSSDVHN